The Tubulanus polymorphus chromosome 1, tnTubPoly1.2, whole genome shotgun sequence genome contains a region encoding:
- the LOC141910921 gene encoding DDB1- and CUL4-associated factor 4-like protein 1, which translates to MPSHLAASSSNVTRESIKREHDEKRRIETLCQMSENRKVTCTLVHHRKLRSSNVVDSLIERRRLGFKMSDGFKAPMIRARVPFMNTTLRRKVFPEPANMYEVMDHMHTMQPSSDYTKILGLWSVRTTAVQRIQVLDLSPTSKFLNDSSYDSMGNESRDVKIETEIGIKPSGTAIMKSLSKVTHICWAPLSVDDRSNSAVLYTTMCILGRFPSLALFRRLDSSTVQEYRSTEFNLGKNAAWTCAWNSYNQQFSIGSEKKAILIDVETRRLWELNTRDGDVLTQIFSNQEKSLLYSGTRKGLVCCHDLRSSSTYYVSALVHESSVCCIQLLKDENYIICSTFSGRIQCWDLRMRKVVQEFPGHVNEYSRIPFHIDSTETVLCAAGQDCYTRIWSLKDSTLLHTIPPPFPASRDIIPAIRFSTEWARSSQAGLLMGIKDEIHFYSL; encoded by the exons ATGCCGAGTCATCTAGCCGCGAGTTCTTCAAACGTAACGAGAGAAAGCATCAAAAGAGAACACGACGAAAAGCGAAGAATCGAGACTTTATGTCAGATGTCGGAAAACCGAAAAGTCACGTGTACTCTAGTTCATCATAGGAAATTACGATCTTCGAACGTCGTCGATAGTTTGATAGAAAGACGTAGACTCGGTTTCAAAATGTCCGATGGATTCAAAGCTCCGATGATACGAGCTAGAGTTCCGTTTATGAACACTACTCTACGTCGGAAGGTTTTTCCCGAACCGGCAAATATGTACGAAGTAATGGATCACATGCATACGATGCAACCGAGTAGTGATTATACGAAAATTCTCGGTTTATGGTCCGTACGAACGACCGCCGTCCAACGCATACAGGTTTTAGATTTGTCGCCGACATCGAAATTTTTAAACGATTCGTCTTACGATTCGATGGGCAACGAAAGTAGAGACGTCAAAATCGAGACGGAAATCGGCATCAAACCGTCGGGAACTGCCATCATGAAATCTCTCAGTAAAGTGACTCATATTTGTTGGGCGCCGCTGTCCGTGGACGATCGTTCCAATAGCGCCGTACTTTACACGACAATGTGCATTTTAGGACGATTTCCGAGTTTGGCGCTGTTTCGACGTCTCGACTCGAGTACGGTGCAAGAATATCGATCGACGGAATTCAATTTAGGTAAAAACGCCGCGTGGACGTGTGCGTGGAACAGCTACAATCAACAGTTCAGTATCGGCTCGGAAAAGAAAGCTATTCTAATCGACGTGGAAACTAGACGATTGTGGGAATTGAATACTAGAGATGGTGATGTACTGACACAGATTTTTTCCAATCAG GAAAAGTCACTGTTGTACAGTGGAACGCGAAAAGGTTTAGTCTGCTGTCACGACCTAAGGAGTTCATCGACATATTACGTATCAGCTCTTGTTCACGAGTCCAGCGTCTGTTGTATTCAGCTgttaaaagatgaaaattatattatCTGCAGTACATTTAGCGGCCGG atACAATGCTGGGACTTACGAATGAGAAAAGTAGTACAAGAATTTCCCGGACATGTAAACGAATACAGTCGGATACCATTTCATATTGATTCAACAGAAACAGTGTTATGTGCAG CTGGCCAAGATTGTTATACTCGCATTTGGAGTTTGAAGGACAGCACATTGCTACACACGATACCACCGCCTTTCCCTGCCTCTCGGGACATCATACCTGCTATACGTTTTTCAACCGAATGGGCGAGGTCTAGTCAAGCAGGATTATTAATGGGAATCAAAGACGAGATACACTTTTACTCATTGTAA